One Methanohalophilus mahii DSM 5219 genomic window carries:
- a CDS encoding DUF5615 family PIN-like protein: protein MKCDIIFVADEKIPMKCIRKLREKGCNVISITEQAKGCDDKTVLDIAKQRNAILITFDKQFGYVIPLLSPDFIFDTLKWVIFDSGILLQGKYIVVNESKVRSFPISNA, encoded by the coding sequence TTGAAGTGTGATATTATATTTGTTGCAGACGAGAAAATACCAATGAAGTGTATACGTAAGTTGAGGGAGAAAGGCTGCAACGTAATATCTATTACAGAACAAGCAAAGGGCTGTGATGATAAGACTGTTCTGGATATTGCAAAACAACGAAATGCAATCCTAATTACCTTTGACAAACAATTTGGGTATGTTATTCCTCTTCTGTCACCGGATTTTATTTTCGATACGCTCAAATGGGTTATTTTTGATTCAGGAATACTACTGCAGGGCAAATATATTGTTGTTAATGAATCCAAAGTTCGTTCCTTTCCAATAAGCAATGCGTAA
- the tnpB gene encoding IS200/IS605 family element RNA-guided endonuclease TnpB → MLRAYKYRMYPDENQIEMFHKHFGACRYIYNWALENKIKSYEQEGKSISRFELNGKIRMLKREFEWLKEVNSQSLQGATLNLDNAFTRFFREKKGFPKFKSRKNPVQSFSVPQHYQVDFEKNKVKLPKIGWIKTKLHRNFEGVCKTATVSKTSTDKYFISILVDGGKELPVKQEFDIDTTIGVDVGIKDFAIMSNGDKIENPKHLKNTIERLKVLQQRLSGKEKGSANRQKAKLAVAKLHEKIANQRNDFQHKLSHKLISENQAIALETLNVNGMLKNHCLAQSISDASWSSFVSKLEYKAEWCGKTVLRIGQFEPSTKICNVCGFHNKNITLSNRNWQCPDCGTKHDRDVNAAINIKKFALNKQNLIGI, encoded by the coding sequence ATGTTAAGGGCTTACAAGTATAGAATGTATCCTGATGAAAATCAAATTGAAATGTTCCATAAACATTTTGGGGCATGTAGATACATCTATAATTGGGCGTTGGAAAATAAAATTAAATCTTATGAACAGGAAGGCAAATCGATTTCCAGATTTGAACTGAATGGGAAAATTCGGATGTTGAAAAGGGAGTTTGAATGGTTGAAAGAAGTTAATTCTCAATCATTGCAAGGGGCAACTTTGAATCTGGATAATGCGTTTACACGATTTTTCAGGGAGAAGAAGGGGTTTCCCAAATTTAAATCAAGGAAAAATCCAGTGCAATCATTTTCTGTTCCACAACATTATCAAGTAGATTTTGAGAAAAATAAAGTCAAACTCCCAAAAATCGGATGGATTAAAACAAAATTACATAGAAATTTTGAAGGTGTATGTAAAACTGCAACTGTTTCTAAAACGTCTACGGATAAGTATTTCATTAGTATTCTTGTGGATGGTGGTAAAGAATTACCTGTTAAACAAGAATTTGATATTGATACAACTATAGGAGTAGATGTGGGGATAAAAGATTTTGCCATTATGTCAAATGGTGATAAAATTGAAAATCCAAAACATCTTAAAAACACAATTGAAAGATTAAAGGTGCTGCAGCAACGGTTGTCCGGAAAGGAAAAGGGTTCTGCAAATAGACAAAAAGCAAAGTTAGCAGTAGCAAAACTTCATGAGAAGATTGCAAACCAAAGAAACGATTTCCAACATAAATTATCACATAAGTTGATAAGCGAGAATCAAGCAATTGCATTGGAAACATTGAATGTTAATGGTATGCTTAAAAATCATTGTCTTGCACAAAGCATAAGTGATGCTTCATGGAGTTCATTCGTATCTAAATTAGAATATAAAGCAGAATGGTGTGGTAAAACTGTTTTGCGGATTGGACAATTTGAACCAAGTACGAAAATTTGTAATGTGTGTGGTTTTCATAACAAAAACATCACACTTTCAAACCGTAACTGGCAATGTCCTGATTGTGGTACAAAACACGATAGAGATGTAAATGCTGCAATCAACATTAAGAAGTTTGCTTTAAATAAGCAGAATTTAATAGGTATTTGA
- the glmU gene encoding bifunctional sugar-1-phosphate nucleotidylyltransferase/acetyltransferase, whose protein sequence is MKAFILAAGEGTRMRPLTDRRPKVMLPIGNKPILEHIIDEAVDAGIRQFVIVTGYMENSIREYFGDGLQKDVSIEYVFQKEQNGTGHAIGCAEDYVDDRFIVLNGDMLISSVQIKNLITRAEDAVLTVKEVEDPCNFGVICTAGEKVTQIVEKPEKPPTNLANAGIYLFPQSIFDYIRKTPESPRGEIEITDSIQMLIDSGASVGYEVFRDTWIDIGRPWDMLTANKHVLSGLEGNIMGEVEPNATLKGEIVVGAGTVIRSGAYIIGPVVIGKDCDIGPNCFIRPSTAIGDNVRIGNAVEIKNCVVMDETNIGHLSYVGDSVIGHDCNFGAGTKVANLRHDGRTIRVMIKGEKVDSGQRKLGVIMGDGVHTGINTCINVGSVLKTGRCTGLGEVVK, encoded by the coding sequence GTGAAAGCGTTTATTCTGGCAGCTGGAGAGGGGACAAGAATGCGTCCTTTAACAGACAGGCGACCCAAGGTAATGCTGCCCATTGGCAACAAACCCATTCTGGAACACATCATCGATGAGGCTGTGGATGCCGGTATCCGGCAATTTGTGATCGTTACAGGTTATATGGAAAATTCCATCCGGGAATATTTCGGGGACGGTTTACAGAAAGATGTGAGTATCGAGTACGTTTTCCAGAAAGAACAGAATGGAACGGGACATGCCATCGGGTGTGCCGAAGATTATGTGGATGACAGGTTCATTGTGCTTAACGGGGATATGCTGATAAGTTCTGTCCAGATTAAAAATTTGATCACCAGAGCGGAGGATGCGGTCCTGACGGTGAAGGAAGTGGAAGACCCCTGCAATTTTGGAGTTATCTGTACTGCCGGAGAAAAAGTAACTCAAATTGTGGAAAAACCTGAAAAACCCCCGACCAATCTGGCCAATGCAGGCATCTATCTGTTTCCCCAATCAATCTTTGATTATATCCGTAAAACTCCTGAATCACCCCGTGGAGAAATCGAGATAACGGATTCCATACAGATGCTTATCGATTCCGGTGCCAGTGTGGGTTATGAAGTTTTCAGGGACACGTGGATCGATATCGGCAGACCATGGGATATGCTCACTGCCAACAAGCATGTATTGTCCGGGCTGGAAGGAAATATAATGGGAGAAGTGGAACCCAATGCTACCTTAAAGGGTGAGATTGTCGTGGGGGCAGGTACGGTTATCCGCAGCGGTGCCTACATAATAGGGCCAGTGGTTATTGGAAAAGATTGTGATATCGGGCCGAACTGTTTTATCCGGCCGTCCACTGCCATAGGGGATAATGTGCGTATCGGCAATGCCGTGGAGATCAAGAACTGCGTGGTAATGGATGAAACCAATATCGGACACCTGAGCTATGTGGGGGATAGTGTGATCGGCCATGACTGTAATTTCGGAGCCGGTACCAAGGTTGCCAATCTCAGGCACGACGGTCGCACTATCCGCGTCATGATTAAAGGGGAAAAGGTGGATTCAGGCCAGCGCAAACTGGGAGTTATAATGGGAGATGGTGTGCATACCGGCATCAATACCTGTATCAATGTGGGTAGTGTGCTCAAAACGGGCAGGTGTACGGGATTGGGGGAAGTTGTGAAGTGA
- a CDS encoding SIMPL domain-containing protein, which translates to MAQENNKDKSYYIIIALSVVLVLMAATLYAGSVGGSDSNSENTLQMNGNAEMMVVPDTATLNIGAEVMAPTAEEASQENAVIMNAVIEELKGLGLEDEDIRTSYVSVRPEYNYGEKTRTIEGYSASNSVQVTTTNLDNLGEMIDRSASAGANQIGGISFAVSDEKQKELHEDLITEAVADASSKAEILAENLGVEIVGVKSSSISDGTPPRTYYEESVAMDAAEKPATPIEPGESRVSMSVRVTYIIQ; encoded by the coding sequence ATGGCTCAGGAAAATAATAAAGATAAGTCATATTACATCATAATTGCACTTTCAGTAGTTCTGGTGCTGATGGCAGCGACGTTGTATGCAGGATCGGTCGGCGGATCTGACAGTAATTCAGAAAATACCCTACAGATGAATGGAAATGCAGAAATGATGGTTGTGCCCGACACTGCAACTCTGAACATTGGTGCAGAGGTCATGGCACCCACTGCAGAAGAAGCGAGTCAGGAGAATGCAGTTATTATGAATGCGGTTATCGAGGAACTTAAAGGTCTTGGTCTGGAGGATGAAGATATTCGTACATCATATGTTTCTGTGAGGCCCGAATACAACTATGGAGAAAAGACACGAACAATTGAAGGGTATTCAGCTTCTAATAGTGTGCAGGTAACCACTACAAACCTCGATAATCTCGGAGAGATGATTGACAGGTCTGCATCTGCAGGAGCAAATCAGATTGGAGGAATTTCTTTTGCTGTATCTGATGAAAAACAGAAAGAATTGCATGAAGACCTGATCACCGAAGCTGTGGCCGATGCATCATCAAAAGCCGAAATACTGGCTGAGAATCTGGGTGTGGAGATCGTAGGCGTAAAGTCATCATCGATATCCGATGGTACACCGCCAAGAACATATTATGAGGAAAGTGTGGCAATGGATGCTGCTGAAAAACCGGCAACACCTATCGAACCAGGAGAGTCCAGGGTTTCAATGTCAGTTCGGGTTACATACATCATCCAGTGA
- a CDS encoding YgiT-type zinc finger protein yields MIPDSCSFCQGKLVWKNTDVAIQKADSERVVVEVAAYVCDTCREVYYTPEVSRQLDRIAYSK; encoded by the coding sequence ATGATACCGGATAGTTGCAGTTTCTGCCAGGGAAAACTGGTCTGGAAAAACACCGACGTGGCAATCCAAAAAGCAGACAGCGAAAGGGTGGTCGTGGAAGTGGCTGCCTACGTATGTGATACCTGCAGGGAGGTTTACTATACGCCGGAGGTTTCCAGACAACTGGACAGGATTGCTTATAGCAAGTAA
- the glmM gene encoding phosphoglucosamine mutase, which produces MKLFGSSGIRGLANKVIGPELALNVGMAVGTMADSVVIGKDPRIAADMIEQALIAGLSATGCEVTLGGLMSTPTLAFATVDYDCGIMITASHNPAEDVGIKLWNPDGMAFDSQQQKRIEHIIENNEYATVTWNEVGNVKYEEGFVKRHCNAILSRMQPSHKRVVVDCGCGAGCTITPYLLRQLGCEVISLNCQPDGYFPARNCEPAEKNLGQLIKAVRAFEADIGIAHDGDADRMMVVDEQGNFVSGDELLALFALQQKQDKVVVPVDTSMIVDDALGDTKVLRCRVGDVYVAEQIKASGAYFGGEPSGSWIFPDVSYCPDGIYAAARIVGMIENSSLSKMVVDLPHYTTLRDTIECAEDRKEAAMQRIKQSLEMMGNVTTIDGIRVDMENGWVLVRPSGTEPKIRITAEAREDVDELFDKVMRIARGAIQ; this is translated from the coding sequence TTGAAACTTTTCGGATCATCGGGAATCAGGGGGCTGGCCAATAAGGTAATCGGTCCCGAACTGGCGTTGAATGTGGGTATGGCCGTGGGTACAATGGCCGATTCGGTTGTGATCGGTAAGGATCCACGTATCGCTGCGGATATGATCGAGCAGGCTCTGATTGCAGGCCTGTCTGCTACTGGCTGTGAGGTTACGCTGGGGGGACTTATGAGTACGCCCACACTGGCCTTTGCCACTGTGGATTATGATTGTGGGATTATGATCACGGCTTCACATAACCCTGCAGAGGACGTGGGGATCAAGTTATGGAATCCCGATGGTATGGCTTTTGATTCGCAGCAACAAAAACGGATTGAACATATTATTGAAAATAACGAGTATGCAACCGTCACGTGGAATGAAGTGGGGAATGTGAAGTATGAGGAAGGCTTTGTTAAGCGGCATTGCAATGCCATTTTAAGCAGAATGCAACCAAGTCATAAACGTGTGGTTGTGGATTGTGGTTGCGGTGCTGGATGTACGATTACTCCTTATTTACTCAGGCAACTGGGATGTGAGGTAATTTCATTGAACTGCCAGCCGGATGGGTATTTTCCGGCACGCAATTGCGAACCAGCGGAAAAAAATCTGGGTCAACTTATCAAGGCTGTCAGGGCGTTTGAGGCGGATATCGGGATTGCCCATGATGGGGATGCGGATCGGATGATGGTCGTGGATGAGCAGGGTAACTTTGTCTCCGGGGATGAATTGCTTGCCCTGTTTGCCCTGCAGCAGAAGCAGGATAAAGTTGTGGTGCCTGTGGATACTTCCATGATAGTGGATGACGCGCTTGGGGATACCAAAGTCCTGCGCTGCAGGGTTGGGGATGTCTATGTGGCAGAGCAGATCAAAGCTTCAGGTGCTTATTTTGGAGGCGAACCTTCAGGCAGCTGGATCTTCCCGGATGTATCGTATTGTCCCGATGGCATCTATGCAGCAGCCCGGATTGTAGGAATGATTGAAAACAGCTCTTTATCAAAGATGGTTGTTGATCTGCCTCACTATACCACCCTCAGAGATACAATCGAATGTGCTGAAGACAGGAAGGAAGCTGCAATGCAGCGAATCAAACAGTCCCTGGAAATGATGGGAAATGTTACTACCATAGATGGTATACGGGTGGATATGGAAAACGGCTGGGTGCTTGTGCGTCCCTCCGGTACCGAACCGAAAATTCGTATCACTGCTGAGGCCCGGGAGGATGTGGATGAATTGTTTGATAAAGTTATGCGTATTGCAAGGGGTGCAATACAGTGA
- a CDS encoding TrkH family potassium uptake protein: MSGLRINIVLGAIGSILWIIGGLMIIPFMVAVYYGESLFPFSLSLTITLLIAFIFSLMLTEERGEWNMREGFMIVALGWLTAAIFSSMPYIFEGTPPINALFEAMSGVTATGATALADIESYSKSLLFWRAMTQWVGGMGIILLFIVVLPKLGVAGRQMFRAEVPGLKEEQLRPRIRETATLLWFVYVGLSIVEFILLYFAGLNAYDAITHTFTSISCAGFSTYSDSIAAFNNTTVEGIFLIFMILGGANIALHYKTIFSDKTSLIKDEEFKFYLLIILIATLVLAYTLTRGEVYAIADSFRYSLFHVVSILTTTGYATTDFNMWPDSSRFILFLLMFIGGCAGSTSGGIKVVRVLLLMKYADNVLFRTIHTKAIRPIRFNHRRIPEEIMHAIVSFLIIYFMIFIASATLLSLMGVDFVTTLSASIATLGNVGPGLGLVGPMANYGTLPDLGMLVLTANMWIGRLEVFTVMVLLTPAFWRH; the protein is encoded by the coding sequence ATGAGTGGATTAAGGATTAATATAGTTCTTGGCGCCATCGGGTCTATCCTGTGGATAATTGGCGGTTTAATGATAATCCCATTCATGGTAGCAGTTTACTACGGTGAATCACTCTTTCCTTTTTCCCTTTCCCTGACAATCACCCTCTTGATTGCATTTATATTTTCGTTGATGCTAACGGAGGAAAGGGGCGAATGGAACATGAGAGAAGGTTTCATGATTGTAGCCCTGGGCTGGCTTACCGCTGCAATCTTTTCCTCAATGCCCTACATCTTTGAAGGTACACCCCCGATTAATGCCCTTTTTGAAGCCATGTCAGGAGTAACTGCAACCGGAGCTACTGCTCTTGCTGATATTGAAAGTTATAGTAAAAGCCTCCTGTTCTGGAGAGCAATGACCCAATGGGTGGGTGGAATGGGTATCATTCTTTTATTTATAGTAGTACTCCCAAAACTTGGGGTTGCAGGACGGCAGATGTTTCGTGCAGAAGTCCCTGGCTTAAAAGAAGAACAGCTGCGCCCCAGGATTAGGGAAACTGCAACTCTGCTCTGGTTTGTTTATGTAGGCCTGTCAATTGTCGAATTTATCTTACTTTACTTTGCAGGATTGAACGCTTATGATGCCATAACCCATACCTTCACCTCCATATCATGTGCCGGCTTTTCAACATATTCAGACAGTATAGCAGCCTTTAATAACACCACCGTAGAAGGTATCTTCTTAATTTTCATGATCCTTGGCGGAGCCAACATTGCTCTGCATTACAAAACCATCTTTTCTGATAAGACAAGCCTGATAAAAGATGAAGAATTCAAGTTCTATCTTTTAATCATTCTAATTGCAACCCTGGTCCTGGCATATACCCTCACCAGAGGTGAAGTATATGCAATTGCTGATTCCTTCAGATACAGTCTCTTCCATGTTGTATCCATACTGACAACCACAGGTTATGCTACCACCGATTTTAACATGTGGCCTGACTCATCCCGTTTTATCTTATTTTTGCTGATGTTTATTGGCGGGTGTGCAGGTTCCACATCAGGCGGAATTAAAGTAGTACGTGTGCTGCTTCTGATGAAATATGCAGATAATGTACTGTTCAGAACGATTCACACAAAAGCGATCAGGCCCATACGGTTCAATCATAGAAGAATTCCCGAAGAGATTATGCATGCCATTGTTTCTTTTTTGATCATATATTTCATGATCTTTATTGCAAGTGCAACACTGCTTTCCCTGATGGGAGTTGATTTTGTCACCACTCTCAGTGCTTCAATCGCAACCCTGGGGAATGTCGGACCCGGGCTTGGACTTGTGGGACCCATGGCGAATTACGGCACTCTTCCCGACCTCGGGATGCTGGTTCTTACAGCAAACATGTGGATAGGCAGACTTGAAGTATTTACAGTAATGGTTCTGCTGACACCTGCTTTCTGGAGACATTGA
- the rbr gene encoding rubrerythrin: protein MKKTVENLSKAFVGESQARNRYTIYSKIAKKEGFEQIADIFLLTAENEREHAKWSFQLINELKKQSGKSFDDIEIEADVPNDYGTTAENLKAAINGEDYETTTMYPEFAQAAEDEDLPEVAARLRAIGKAEMHHKERFEKLLREVENGTVFKKEKEVEWVCRKCGYVHKGPEPPEECPSCDHPYNYFEIKCEEY from the coding sequence ATGAAAAAGACTGTAGAAAACCTGTCAAAGGCATTTGTAGGGGAAAGCCAGGCCCGAAACCGGTATACAATATATTCTAAGATTGCTAAAAAGGAAGGTTTCGAGCAAATAGCAGATATTTTCCTCCTCACTGCCGAGAACGAAAGAGAGCATGCTAAATGGAGTTTCCAGCTGATCAATGAACTAAAAAAACAAAGTGGAAAATCCTTCGACGATATTGAAATTGAGGCTGACGTCCCGAACGACTACGGTACAACCGCTGAGAATCTAAAAGCCGCGATCAACGGTGAGGATTACGAAACCACCACCATGTATCCCGAATTTGCACAGGCTGCTGAAGATGAGGACCTGCCTGAGGTCGCGGCAAGGCTCAGAGCAATCGGCAAGGCTGAAATGCATCACAAAGAACGCTTTGAAAAACTTCTCAGAGAAGTGGAAAATGGGACCGTATTCAAAAAGGAGAAAGAAGTCGAATGGGTCTGCCGCAAATGTGGCTATGTACACAAAGGACCCGAACCTCCCGAAGAATGTCCTTCATGCGATCATCCCTACAACTATTTCGAGATAAAGTGCGAAGAATATTAA
- a CDS encoding NDP-glucose dehydratase epimerase — METVKARQLPAIFRDGKQTCDFISVHDIVYLAQLLVEKEAAIGKIFNAGTSKQISFNRLA; from the coding sequence ATGGAAACGGTCAAAGCAAGGCAGTTACCGGCTATTTTCAGGGATGGTAAGCAGACCTGCGATTTCATCTCAGTGCACGATATCGTGTATCTGGCGCAGTTGCTGGTTGAAAAGGAGGCAGCTATCGGCAAGATATTCAATGCCGGCACAAGCAAACAGATATCATTCAACCGATTGGCTTAA
- a CDS encoding DUF433 domain-containing protein: protein MTFNDRITISHEICEGKPVIKGTRISVDFIIELLGNNWTHDDILENYPQLDKEDILAALKYASGILKSEHVYSIPPKATS, encoded by the coding sequence ATGACCTTCAATGATAGAATAACCATAAGTCACGAAATTTGCGAAGGCAAACCTGTAATCAAAGGGACCAGGATATCGGTAGATTTTATAATAGAACTTCTGGGAAATAACTGGACCCATGATGACATTCTGGAAAACTATCCTCAACTTGATAAAGAGGATATACTTGCAGCATTAAAATATGCTTCAGGCATACTTAAGAGTGAACATGTATATTCTATTCCTCCGAAGGCAACTTCTTGA
- the glmS gene encoding glutamine--fructose-6-phosphate transaminase (isomerizing): MCGIVGYVGKTGASSVIMDCLRRLEYRGYDSAGLSVLNGDLQTYKAAGSISELDKVLPAEIKGNIGIGHTRWATHGMPNDVNAHPHCSSDIVVVHNGIIENYLKLKEWLEDEGYEFVSDTDTEVIAHLVHFNSNSLDLFEAVHKSMAVLEGSYAIAVMSKNNPDTLIASRKDSPLIVGLGENEFFTSSDATAFVAHTRDVIFVDDREIVKLTPEKVEFYDMEGQLLEKQISTIDWDVEAAEKSGYAHFMLKEIHEQTRSLQKTFAGKLAELEGNVRLTELKLTDEQIRNINRVEIIACGTSWNAGLFGKYLLETLAGMHTDVSAASEFRYRDPVMDENVLTIAITQSGETADTLAAIRNVVQYESSTIAITNVVGSTITREAENVVYTHAGPEIGVAATKTFTAQLIALYLLAIYMGRKRNYLLPDEAKDVIKALKELPGHVQQVLNQRDQIRKNAAQYADCRDYYFIGRGLNYPAALEAALKLKEISYIHAEGYAAGELKHGPLALLEKGTPVVAIVTKNRTYAKMLSNIKEVKARGAEVIAVADERDREIGKYADLVIFVPATNPLLSPVLSSVALQLLAYYTALEKGCEIDKPRNLAKSVTVE; this comes from the coding sequence ATGTGTGGAATCGTAGGTTATGTGGGAAAAACCGGTGCTTCATCGGTGATCATGGATTGCCTGCGCCGGCTGGAGTATAGGGGTTATGATTCTGCCGGGTTGAGTGTCTTAAACGGTGATCTGCAGACCTATAAGGCCGCCGGCAGTATCAGTGAACTTGATAAAGTGCTACCTGCAGAGATCAAAGGCAATATTGGAATCGGGCATACACGCTGGGCCACACATGGGATGCCCAATGATGTGAACGCCCATCCACACTGTTCCTCGGATATCGTGGTAGTGCATAACGGGATAATTGAGAATTATCTCAAACTTAAAGAATGGTTGGAAGACGAAGGTTATGAATTTGTATCGGATACTGATACCGAAGTGATTGCTCATCTGGTGCATTTTAACAGTAATTCCCTGGACCTGTTCGAGGCAGTGCACAAAAGTATGGCAGTGCTGGAAGGCTCCTATGCGATCGCGGTTATGAGTAAGAATAATCCGGATACCCTGATCGCTTCCAGGAAGGACAGTCCCTTGATAGTGGGTCTGGGGGAGAATGAATTTTTCACTTCCTCTGATGCCACGGCTTTTGTGGCTCATACACGTGATGTTATTTTTGTGGATGACAGGGAAATCGTGAAACTGACTCCTGAGAAGGTGGAGTTCTATGATATGGAAGGCCAATTGCTGGAAAAGCAAATTTCCACGATCGACTGGGATGTGGAGGCGGCAGAAAAGAGTGGGTATGCCCATTTCATGCTCAAAGAGATCCATGAGCAGACACGTTCCCTCCAGAAGACCTTTGCAGGCAAATTGGCTGAGCTGGAAGGTAATGTCCGGTTAACTGAACTGAAACTTACGGATGAACAGATAAGAAATATAAACAGGGTGGAAATAATCGCCTGTGGCACATCCTGGAATGCGGGATTGTTCGGTAAATACCTGCTGGAAACTCTGGCAGGGATGCATACCGATGTCAGTGCCGCCTCTGAGTTTCGGTACCGGGATCCGGTGATGGATGAAAATGTTCTCACTATTGCAATCACCCAGTCAGGGGAGACGGCAGATACCCTGGCTGCGATCAGGAATGTGGTACAGTATGAATCAAGTACCATCGCGATAACCAATGTTGTGGGTAGCACCATTACGAGGGAGGCGGAGAATGTAGTGTATACCCATGCCGGACCTGAGATTGGTGTGGCTGCGACCAAGACCTTCACGGCTCAGTTGATCGCTCTCTATCTTCTGGCAATCTATATGGGCAGAAAACGTAACTATCTCCTGCCTGACGAGGCGAAGGATGTCATCAAGGCACTCAAAGAATTACCCGGACATGTACAGCAAGTACTGAACCAGAGGGATCAGATCCGCAAAAATGCAGCACAGTATGCTGATTGTCGGGACTATTATTTCATTGGCAGAGGTCTCAATTACCCGGCGGCCCTGGAAGCGGCTTTGAAACTCAAGGAAATATCCTATATTCATGCTGAAGGGTATGCTGCGGGCGAACTGAAACACGGACCCCTAGCTTTATTGGAGAAAGGCACGCCAGTTGTGGCTATCGTTACAAAAAATCGTACCTATGCGAAGATGCTGAGTAATATCAAGGAGGTCAAGGCACGTGGGGCCGAGGTTATTGCAGTGGCCGATGAAAGGGATCGGGAGATAGGCAAGTATGCAGATCTTGTAATTTTCGTACCTGCCACCAATCCCCTGCTATCACCTGTCCTGTCCTCGGTGGCTCTGCAGCTGCTTGCCTATTATACCGCCCTGGAAAAGGGATGCGAGATAGATAAACCGCGCAATCTTGCCAAAAGTGTGACTGTGGAATGA
- a CDS encoding LysE family translocator, whose protein sequence is MMYEITEFLVTGILLGFAAGISPGPLMAITISESLQHGSKEGFKVAISPLITDFLIVSAVIYILMHFQQQNSVIALISLAGALYLMQLGIASLRTKNISIEITNQKKESLKKGILANFLNPHPYLFWIAIGGPILFRASEVDRLAQIMFVIGFYVLLVGSKVVIALFVGKSKDFLKSKYYLHLFRSLGILYLIFALVFIEQGLELLGLHV, encoded by the coding sequence ATGATGTATGAAATTACAGAATTCCTGGTAACAGGGATCCTTCTCGGTTTTGCTGCAGGCATATCTCCAGGTCCCCTGATGGCCATAACAATTTCCGAGAGTCTGCAACACGGGTCAAAAGAAGGCTTCAAGGTTGCTATTTCTCCCCTGATAACAGACTTCCTGATAGTATCAGCTGTTATTTACATACTAATGCATTTCCAGCAGCAAAATTCAGTAATTGCCCTAATCAGTCTTGCAGGAGCACTCTACCTGATGCAGCTGGGTATTGCTTCTCTTAGGACCAAAAATATCAGTATCGAAATAACTAACCAGAAGAAGGAATCCCTGAAAAAAGGTATACTGGCAAACTTCCTGAATCCACACCCCTACCTGTTCTGGATTGCAATCGGAGGACCTATCCTCTTCAGGGCTTCTGAGGTTGACAGGCTCGCACAGATAATGTTTGTTATCGGATTCTATGTTCTTCTTGTAGGTTCAAAAGTTGTGATTGCCCTGTTTGTAGGCAAAAGCAAAGATTTTTTGAAAAGCAAGTATTACCTTCATCTGTTTCGAAGTCTGGGAATCCTGTATCTCATCTTTGCTTTAGTTTTCATAGAACAGGGACTGGAATTGCTGGGATTGCATGTTTAA
- a CDS encoding DUF4870 domain-containing protein, translated as MSETSTGLEENIAGVLTYLLGLITGIIFLIIEKKNKSVRFNAAQSIVVFGGLFVLNIILSMVPVLGGVISTLIGLISLILWVYLMYMTYTGNLVRLPVASEYADKIIAGDTELDRSE; from the coding sequence ATGAGTGAAACAAGTACTGGACTAGAGGAAAATATAGCTGGTGTTTTGACCTATCTGCTGGGTCTTATAACCGGCATAATTTTTCTTATAATCGAGAAAAAGAACAAATCTGTGAGATTTAATGCAGCACAGTCGATCGTTGTATTTGGTGGTCTTTTCGTACTGAATATCATACTTTCAATGGTCCCAGTTCTAGGAGGAGTGATATCTACCCTGATAGGTTTGATAAGTCTGATATTGTGGGTTTACCTGATGTACATGACCTATACTGGGAATTTAGTAAGACTACCTGTGGCTTCCGAGTACGCGGATAAAATTATTGCAGGAGATACTGAATTAGACCGCTCTGAATGA